The stretch of DNA TCAAAAACAAATACTGATGAAACAAAATTTAGCACTGACAGAAGCACCAGCAACACCACATTCTACTTTCGCCGAGCGAGTCCACTGCTGAACAGACCGGGAGCCCCCTAAAATGTGGCTACAACCAAGCTTGGAGAATCTGTAGCCTAAAATGGCCAAAGGTCACCCCAAAGCGACTTCCGGGCCTGAAGATGCAAAGCAGGGTTCTTGCTTTGTGTGACCACCACACGCTCGAACGCGCCTTCAGACGCATCCCGTTTGGTGGCACGGCAAACATCCATCTGTACTTGTCTTCCTCTTCGAATGGGGCTGTATATAATCCGGCCCCAGCCTCCTCCAagatcagcacggatgggttcctcttcctcctctccaCTCTCATGGAATAGACTTAGTTCTTGTGTATCAGAAGCATATGGGACCAAACTGTCCTCGTCGCTGCCAGGAGCTTCTTCATCTTCCTCACTTGGAAATTGATCGTCTAAGCAAAAAGGAAGAACAATAGTAAACATAATTTTCAAAATATTCATATAAGGAAGGATTAGACAAGTGATTAATGATCGATGATCACCATAGTCAATGATAAGATCTTCTGGGTTTCTCTTGGCATGACGTTCTTTAAGAGTATCAAATTTCATTCCATCAAGTGGCCAAGCTTCCCTAGTTCAGAGATAAGGAGGAATTGTTATTAAGTCCAGCATGTACTTGCAGGAGCATATGATGATCTAAACAAGGTGCACATATTAGTAGTGAACTAGTGATTGCATAAAGCTGGCTTCAGAATCACAAGCACTTACTCTGGTCGCTTGCCCCTTCTTAAAGCAACATAACAGAATTTCTCATCCTCAAAACCACGCAAAGGCACACCTTTTGACCTCTGCATTAAACATTTAAAACAGGGTTTAAAAGCCTAATAATTACGAAGTTTGTTTATTTGTTAAAAATGTGTATACAATTTTGCAGATCTTACACAGAAATTGAAAAAGGAATTATTTCAGTGTGCTCCTCAAAAGTGAAAAGCATAGTGTTCAAAAGCATATTAAGATTTGTTGTAATCCTCTACTGCTAAAAGTACTGGTTTGAGATCAGCACGATTTTGGAGAGCTTGATGCCTATCCTAGATGCATAAACTGCTAATCAATCATGCAACTCATATTCCGGATAGCATTTTTCAATCCGAGATTAATAGATGATTGTGATATCAATATCTCTTAGTGATTCAGATGCATGGTATGTAAATTTTCGCTACTAACTGACAAGAATGCATCCTAAGAAAGACATAGTAGCATACAACATGAAAGGAAAGTAATAGAGCAGGTGAAAAGGAAAACGAACCTTGTAGATACGCTGTGATGACGTCCTCTCCAATCTCTGAACAAAGTGGCAGTATTTGTCTGAATTCTCCAATGGACACCGACCATCATGAGGACACTGATATGATAGAACGAAATTAGCTTTACTTGGAAACACACACTAAGACTGGAGCATTTGCAGTTTCAACTCACGGGGGCAACCACAAAGGCACCATCTTTCAGCAAATCTTCTTGAAGAACCATACTCTTCATTTTACTTGGAGCAGCAGCTGTAGATTTTTCGCTCTTGCGGCACTTCTGGGAGAACAAATATTATGCAATTAAATGCTACACTGTCAGGGAATATGTCAAATATCTGAATACTTAATCATGAACTGAGTACATACTCTCTTTTCCATCCAAAGGATATATGAGCGCATTTGGCTTATAATCTTTGACCCTTGAGGAGTTCCAGGCTCTAACAAAACCTTAAAATGAATCATGTTTATCAGATACAAAAGTAAAAAGATATCCCCCATAAGCACGCACAAACATGAGAGAGAAGGGGTAATTATACCAAAACATCTCTTGTTAGGTCCCAAAGTTGCCTCACAATTGTTATACGGTCATTCAATGAAGGAATCTCCCCAAGTGCGTAGGACTACAGATTGAGGAAAAATATTCAGTTCAGGTTGAAACATAAGCAACTATAATAGAAACAATTCAATACAGCATGATGTGTAGTAATTCCTCAATTGCGCTGCCTGTTGAACCACCATCACATGAAACATTACAGAGGAAAGAGGTAAAAACTTACTGATATTACAAGGTCGTGACGTCGCTCATGTTTCTCGATGCTGCGGTTCAACTCTTGGATGCTATCATAGCTGTGGATAAGTGGCAATCCCTTCAAATCTGAAAATATTTGCAGATTAGACAGTGCCGATAAATTTATCAGCAACATTTGTAGACAGTGGCAAGCCCCTCAAATATATAAACATTTGCACAGCAAACAGTATAACCCAAAATCTATCAGCAAATTCACAGATGTAAATTAGCAAGGCACTAACAAAGCAATCAGATACTTTCAGTGCTTGCCATTAAAAGCACCACCATGGAATTGGTAAGTGAAGACCACTAAATAGTAATCCAAGTTACGCAGACAAAAGACAAACAATGCGATTTACGTTTCAAAGTTCAAAATAACTTTGCTGCAATGTGGCTATGGTATTGTTTTCCATGATAAAAATCGTTATACTGAACCAAATTCCGACATACTAGTAATCAATCACATTACTGAGATATGAATTGTACTACCTCCGTAtcaaaatataagatgtttttgcaGTTCATTGAATTGaactgcaaaaacgtcttatattttggtACAGAGGAGTATCATTTAAGCAAGAAAGAGCCTAGCTTACTATCAAGAAGGGTCTGTCCCGCTCTCTGCATTTCTTTGGAGGGCTCGATCAAATTAACCCTCTCTATGGACTTTGGCCACACTGCCCTCATTGCCCTGCATTCTTGTAGCGACATTAGGTTGTGCGAAGAGAAAACTTAATAAAAAAATTGTCAAATAGGTCATACGCACCAAAGTGCTGAGCTTGGCCCCGCTCCAAAGTCCAACACGTTCTTAGGTGCAAAACCTGGAGACCGACGACGAACCTGCAGCGAAGCCACGCTTCAGTCCATGAAAACATCCCAGTGGGCAGATTTAACTCACTGAGGACGGAAA from Triticum urartu cultivar G1812 chromosome 3, Tu2.1, whole genome shotgun sequence encodes:
- the LOC125544328 gene encoding probable S-adenosyl-L-methionine-dependent RNA methyltransferase RSM22, mitochondrial, producing the protein MAAALLPEMASRLLTPETLRTAAKQSQGIHRVPISLRRAIKRYLRDQDKTHMHRKVLLLSSSFERAKGTGAELAAASTRSALLDDPHAPASAEQRTARWKVQSSYGDTGLLYREDETVAYVASRMPAIYAACHRVLREVRRRSPGFAPKNVLDFGAGPSSALWAMRAVWPKSIERVNLIEPSKEMQRAGQTLLDNLKGLPLIHSYDSIQELNRSIEKHERRHDLVISSYALGEIPSLNDRITIVRQLWDLTRDVLVLLEPGTPQGSKIISQMRSYILWMEKRKCRKSEKSTAAAPSKMKSMVLQEDLLKDGAFVVAPCPHDGRCPLENSDKYCHFVQRLERTSSQRIYKRSKGVPLRGFEDEKFCYVALRRGKRPEEAWPLDGMKFDTLKERHAKRNPEDLIIDYDDQFPSEEDEEAPGSDEDSLVPYASDTQELSLFHESGEEEEEPIRADLGGGWGRIIYSPIRRGRQVQMDVCRATKRDASEGAFERVVVTQSKNPALHLQARKSLWGDLWPF